Below is a genomic region from Coriobacteriia bacterium.
CGGGCGGCGACGCCGGTGTCCTCGGCGAGCACCGCGATCATGAGCGCGATCGCCAGCGCGCACAGCGCGATGCCGTAGATGTCGCGCCGCGACTCGTCGTCGAGGCGGACCCGAGGCGCCGGCGCGGGCGCGCGGCTGGAGGGGCGCTTCGGTGTGCTGCCGCTCGTGCGACCCGCCATGCCCCTCCTCTACGTCAGCTGCCAGACCAGCACCGAGACCCCGAGGACCCCCGTGTAGGCGGCGAACGCGTACAACGGCCGGCGCTTCACGAACGCCAGCATGCCGGCGATGGCCAGGTAACCGGTCACGGCCGCCGCGACGAAGCCGGCCGCGACGGCGAGAGGGTCGCCGACGGGACTGCGCTCGGTCACCGCATCCAGACCGGTCTTGACTCCCGCCAACAGGATTATGGGGCCTGAGAGGAGGAACGAGAAGCGCGCGGCCTGCTCGCGGTCCAACCCGACCCCGAGGCCGGCCGCGATCGTCGCGCCCGAGCGCGAGATCCCAGGTGCGATGGCCATCCCCTGTGCGGCGCCGATGAGCAGCGCCTTGCCCCACGCCATCTCGTGGGCGTCGTGCCCCGTCTTGCGCGAGAGCATCTCCGAGGACACCAGCGCGACGGTGGTCACCAGGAAGAACGCCCCGACCCACACGAGGCTCGAGAAGAAGTGCTCGAACAGATCGTCGCCGAGCAGTCCGATCACCGCGGTGGGGACGGTGGCGGCGAGCACGAGGAGTGCGAACCTCCGCTCGCCGGCCAGCGAGGCGTCCGGGCGGGCGAACGCGCGCGCCATCAGCGCCAGGTCGGAGCGGAAGTAGACCACCACGGCCAGCAGCGTGGCGAGGTGCACCGTCACGTCGAAGAACAGCCCGAAGCCGCTCCACCCCAAGCCCTCCTGCAGGACGGCGAGGTGTCCCGAGGAGGATATCGGCAGGAACTCGGCGAGGCCCTGGACCACGCCCAGGACCAGAGCGCGGGCCACGTCGGGCACTCAGACCTCCATGACGACGGGGATGATCATCGGCCGCGTGCGCACGCGGTCC
It encodes:
- a CDS encoding undecaprenyl-diphosphate phosphatase — protein: MPDVARALVLGVVQGLAEFLPISSSGHLAVLQEGLGWSGFGLFFDVTVHLATLLAVVVYFRSDLALMARAFARPDASLAGERRFALLVLAATVPTAVIGLLGDDLFEHFFSSLVWVGAFFLVTTVALVSSEMLSRKTGHDAHEMAWGKALLIGAAQGMAIAPGISRSGATIAAGLGVGLDREQAARFSFLLSGPIILLAGVKTGLDAVTERSPVGDPLAVAAGFVAAAVTGYLAIAGMLAFVKRRPLYAFAAYTGVLGVSVLVWQLT